A window of Malania oleifera isolate guangnan ecotype guangnan chromosome 5, ASM2987363v1, whole genome shotgun sequence contains these coding sequences:
- the LOC131156053 gene encoding uncharacterized protein LOC131156053, whose product MTLPVTDQEIKDAVFSIGDLKSLGPDGFSICLWDIIGNEFSLAIKEFFESGRIKPCLEDIVSHAQSAFVKQRSMIENIYLVQEIVRKYARNRVSPRCLLQIDLKKAYDSMSWKFIKETLEQLKFPRTMVKWVMQCVSTPTFSLFVNGGYHGFVEGRKGLRQEDPISPLLIGMKYLSRLLIGLENNANYRFHPRCEMLKLSHLAFANDLIFFSRGDSNSVKQLLDCLGKFSNCSGLIANNLKSNFLYAGIKVVELEHIRCLTEFQEGNFPFKHLGIPLAASRLNKMHYAPLINKIFDSSVVGRITQSHMQENWNL is encoded by the exons ATGACACTTCCAGTGACTGATCAAGAGATAAAAGATGCAGTGTTTAGTATTGGTGACCTCAAATCCTTGGGTCCTGATGGCTTCTCTATTTGTTTATGGGATATTATTGGGAATGAGTTCTCTTTGGCTATTAAAGAGTTCTTTGAATCTG GAAGAATTAAGCCATGCCTTGAGGATATTGTAAGCCATGCACAATCAGCTTTTGTTAAGCAGAGAAGTATGATTGAGAATATCTACTTAGTACAGGAAATAGTAAGGAAATATGCAAGAAATAGAGTTTCACCTAGATGCTTGTTACAGATTGATCTCAAGAAAGCATATGATTCTATGTCATGGAAATTCATAAAGGAGACGCTGGAGCAGCTAAAATTTCCAAGGACTATGGTGAAGTGGGTAATGCAATGTGTGTCCACCCCTactttctccttatttgtcaATGGAGGTTATCATGGTTTCGTTGAGGGGAGGAAAGGCTTAAGACAAGAAGACCCTATTTCCCCTCTACTGATAGGAATGAAGTACCTTTCTAGACTTCTTATTGGTCTGGAAAATAATGCTAACTACAGATTCCACCCCAGATGTGAAATGCTAAAGCTATCACACCTTGCTTTCGCCAATGATCTAATTTTTTTCTCTAGGGGTGACTCAAACTCAGTTAAGCAGCTACTGGATTGCCTTGGAAAATTTTCGAACTGCTCAGGTTTAATAGCTAATAACCTGAAGTCAAACTTTTTGTATGCTGGAATCAAAGTAGTAGAGTTGGAACATATTAGATGTCTAACAGAATTTCAGGAGGGGAACTTTCCTTTCAAGCATTTGGGAATTCCATTGGCTGCTTCTAGGCTTAATAAAATGCATTATGCCCCTCTAATCAACAAGATTTTCGACTCCTCAGTGGTTGGCCGAATCACACAATCTCATATGCAGGAAAATTGGAACTTATAA